The Flavobacterium sp. 20NA77.7 genome includes the window TATGAATTAAACAAGATTCATAGCAGTAGGATAATATATATCCTATTTTTCTGGGATTATTGAATGAAACACTAAATAATAAATCATAAAGATCATCTAATTTTATATCGAAGAATCTTTCCCAATTATTTTCAGGAAAAAAAATCTCAAGTCTTTTTTTAATTAATCTTTTTGTGTAATCGAGTGCTAACATTTCCATTTTATTAATATCAGCCTGTTTTTCAAATGTATAAAAAGCATCAAAAAATTCTAGAGATATCTCATCAATTTTTCCATTATCTAACTTTCCATAATAAAATCTGTTTGGATAAACTGCTATTTTAAATTTCACAAAATCTTCTGAAAGATTGTTCAATGGAGCAATAAACCATTCAACAAAAATTTTTTGCGCATTTTCATCTATTTCTGAAAAATCATCTAAAAAAATATATAAATGATCAATATCCAAAATATCCTTTATAGCTTTAAGTTTGCTTATAAGACTTTTTTTAACATCTAAATATGTAATCAGTGTTTTCTCAAATTGTGATTTTAAATTTTCACTTGTTGAATTTTTATCTGAAATTTCAATACCTGGTGTTTCTGATAATTTTATATTAAGTCCAAAATCTTCAGTAATATTTGAACTTTTTTCAATTTTATAAGAGTTAATTAAAGAACCATCTATTTGTTTTATTACATCATTAATGGAATTCTCAATTGCATCAAGTTGTTCATTAATTTGTAAAATTTGATTATGATCATAGCCAAGTATTTTTTGAAAAATTGATGCATCAATAAAATCGTTTAATTGATTCTTTGTTTCAATTATAATTTCTTTAATTAAATTACTATAAATAAGATATTTATTTAATTCAGGTCCAAGAGATTTTACATCTTCAGGAATATCTGGAGTAGAATTATCAAATAAAGTTTTTACATCAATATATATAGAAATACACTTCTTGTTAGAAATTAAATCCTTTTGAGACTTTTTAAATATGGTCGATTTTCCAGTTCCTTTTCTACCTACAAGAATGGTTGTTCTAGGTAAATTTAGTTTTGTAATTATTCCATTATTAGGTAATAAATCGGTATAAATATCATCTATATCCTTTTTTTGAATATAATCTTCTAATCTATTTTTTCTTACTAGTTTTAATGATTCTGCAAATTCAAGAAATCTTTTATTATCTGACATTGTATTTTTAATTTATTATTAAATTGTATATTAATTCATAGACATTTTCAATCAACTAACTCCCCTCCACATCCCTATCTATTCACTCTTTATTATTTTGCCTAAGGAGTTCATGAAACCTTTAGGTTCAACGTAGTTAATCAAAATCGAGAGGTTTTATTTTTCTATTTACGATTCTTCTACGATTTTGATTTCCTCCTCACTCAACCCATACAACGCATACACCATAAAATCTATCTCACGTTCTAAAGCTGAAGTATCTGCTGCTGAGTTGTCTTTTTTGAGCGAAAGGATTTCTTGGACTTTATTAATTAAATCTTCATTATTTGTATCACAAAGAGGTGAATTTCTCAAATAGATAGGTTTTATTTCATAATCAAGAAATCTAACTGAATAAATCCAATTAAATAACTTTGAATTTAAAACGCCTAATAATCCTTCTAAACTATTATTTTCTTTAGAAATAATATTAGATAATCTATTTAAATTATAACAACTATCATAATCAATAGTTGAAATTATTCTTTGTTTCATTGAAATATTTCTAGTCCTAACAACTAAAATTTTTGGTCTACTCAAAAACTTTTCATCAGGTAGGGTTCTGCCTAATTTGCCTTTACTTTTTACAAATTCTTTATCATACATTATAAAACCCGTAGTTCGTACCTTTCCATATTTTTGAGGTATTCCAGTACCTGGAACCATTGGATGGTATTTTTCATTGATTTTAATTTCTGAAGTAAGTTCTTCTTTAATATAACCAGTATTAATTCCTACACCAAAATCATATTTAGTTTCAATAAGAGGAAAGTTTTTAAAAAGTCTATCAATAATATCATATTCTTTACCTTCCAATAAATAGTCAAATACAAATCCATCATTTTTTAAAAATCTTGATTGTTCTATTGACTTTGAATTTGAATTAAAAATATCTTTAGGTTCTTCAGGCGTTTTAATTTCAATCAAATTACTCTCAGATTTAACTTTCTTTAAAATATAAACTACTGAATCAACAGTTGCTTCATCAAAAACATTTGGTCCCAAAGGAATTAATTGTATTATTTCAGAATTACTAATAATAAATTCCCTTGTTTGTGAAAATGAATTTTGTAACAAAAAGGAAGAATTTGTAATGAATGAATGAAATGAATTAGGCTTTTGTATTTTTAATGAAAGCTCAATAAAAAATTTGTATAAATCAAAATTTCCACTTGTAGCAAAGAAATTAGTTTTAAAATAATTTTTGTAACCATCAAAATCCGCATTTCTGTAAACATATGGTGGATTCCCAATCACCACATCAAAACCGACAAAATCGCCTTCATCGTTTAATACTTCAGGAAACTCAAAGCGCCATTCAAAAGCATTCTCATATATTTTGTTGTTTTTTATTTCTTCAAGTTGGGTTTCTATTTTCTCAATTTTATCCGCTAAATCTTTCTTCGCTTTTTGCTCGGCTTTGGTAAGTTGGGTTTCAAAAAGTTGGGCACTGTCAAACTTTACATTAAACTCGTATTTCAGTTTTTGCAACTCTTTAATCTCTTTGCCGTTTTGGTTAATTTCGGTTCTAAAATTGGTTTTTATTTCGGCAATCAGCGTTTCCATATCGCGCTTTTGCTCTTTACTTTCGGCATTGCGGTATTGGTCAACGGCTCTTTTGTAATCCTCAATTTTTAACTTGCTTTTCTTTAAGGCTTCTTTCAAATCGGCATCTAATCCAAAACGAGCAATCAACGAGTTTCCGCATTTTATGTTAATGTCAATGTTGGGTAGTGTTTCAAGCTCACCACCCCGTCCTTCGGACACCCCTCTAAAGGAGGGGAATTTATAATAGGCATTTTTAAGCAGTTCAATCCACAAACGCAAACGGCATATTTTAACGGAGTTCGGGTTAATATCTACGCCAAATAAACAGTTTTCAATAATGGTTTGCTTTTCATGAAACAAGGTTTCTTGTACCCGTTGGCTTTCTTTACTTTTTGGGTTATAAGTAAACGGTAAACCATCTTCATCGGTCACAATTAACTCATCGTTTACAATATCTACTTGATATTCTTTCAAGCGTTTACCTTCGCGGTCAACTAATACTTTTAAATCGTGCTTAATAGCAATCATTTCATTCAGCGCCGAAACCAAAAAGTGTCCAGAACCCACCGCAGGGTCGCATATTTTTACGCTGTTAATTATAGCATTGGCCTCTTTGGTGTCTTCAATCTTGTTGTATAACACATCAAAGTCTTCGCAATTCCACCCTTTGGTTTCATTAAACTTTTGCACCACCGCACGGCGAATGGTTTCCTTACACATGTACATCGTAATGAAACTTGGCGTGTAAAACGAACCGTCTTTATAGCCATTAATCTTTTCAAAAATCAAGCCCAATACCGAGGCATTGATTAAGGTTTTGTTGTCTTCTTGTATTTCTTCGCTGCCTTCACTCGCAAAATCATAAGCATCTAAAAAGTCAAAGAAATAGTCAATAGCTTTGTGAGTACCCGTTAGTTTTTTACCATTGGCATCTTTCAACACCGTACCGCTCACAATAGGCAATTGAATATCATCCTCTAATCCGGAAATAAACAAGGTTTGATGTTCTAATTCGGTAGGCTCAAACAACGAACTATTCAAATAAGGCACTTTGGCAAATAACGTTTTTACGCGTTCGTTACGCTCTTCAGGTTTCTTGGCTAATACCATGAAGAACAACGCGTTCAAATTGTCGTAATCGTGCAGTAATCCTTTGTGTAAAAACGCATAACTTTTGTCGCCCTTGTGATAACTAATCAATTGAGCCTCTAATAATTTCAAAAACAAAATACGATTGACCCACGTAATGCATAACTCTAAACCAACAGTAAACAAGCGTTCTTCGTGCGTGTCGCCATATTGTTTTACATTGGGTAAACGGGATAATTTATCCAAACTATCCAATTGGTTAATCACGTTTTCCAATAAAGAACCGGCATTTCGCTGTCCAGCTTTAGGGCGTTCAATTAACTTCTTCCCTCCTTCTTTGGTTTCGGTTAACCCAATTAAATGCAATAATTCGTTATAAAAATTTTTATCTAAGGAATTACTATCATTGGCAAACGATAATTTTAATAAATGCTCTGGCGAAAGTAATTTGTATAAGACAATTAATTTCGCATCATCAAGTTTGTCTTCATTTCTTAAAATTTTGTCATACGAAGCCAAATCAAAATACGTATATTCTAATTTGTCTAGTACAGTTTCAATATAAGGTTTGGCAATTTCTTTGTAGAAAAAATCAGTATTCTTTCCAGAAAGTTTACCTTCTTCAAAGTCTTGAAATTGTTTAACTAAGTTTTTATTTTGAGCAAATAGTTTATCAAATAGTTGAGCATCAAAAATGAACCATTCGTTAACATTGGTCGCTACTACATGTTTTACTTCTAAATTTTTATGAGTGATACGCTCTCGCAAGAAATACAACACCATTTCTTGCAAGGCTTTGCTATTGATGTTCTTTTGCGTTGGCATTTCAGCCTTATTGGATGGACTTTTCGCTTCAATTATAACACCAACATTGCTCTTCGCCTCTTTACCAATATGAATCACTAAATCGTTTCGCCCTTTTGTATTGATAAAATGATTGGGAGAATAATAGGTGTTTTTCAAGAAATCGGAAATCAAGTTTTTATGAAACTCCTCCGACTCTTTTTCTTTGATACTGTCTAACAGGAGCATCAAATTCTGTTTAAACAACTCAATTCCAGAACGATTGGGTTTAATTTTAAGAAAGGCTTTGTTTAAGGCCTTGCGTGGTTGTATGAGCATATAAATAATACGTTTTCAATAGTTCCAAACCTACTAAAAAAAATCAACAATCACAATACGCATGATTTAGTGTAAAAAAAAACTCCCTACCATACAGCAGGGAGTTTTGTACTTACAATATAGAGAACACTATCTATATAGGCTAAGACACTAAAAATTAAATCACGGTAATACTACCTAAATACAAGCTGGTGGCAAATAGTTTTTCATCGGCAGCTACAAAAGTCGCCCATACCTGCACTTCGGCACCGTCTAAATAACTAGGCATGGCTAAAGCAGCTGCTTCATCAGCACGCTCACCCGCGGCTAAACTATACACTACCGCCTTAGTCGCTGGGTCATACACCACCAGCACCAGTTGGTCATTGGCAAGTGCTTCGCCTTGTTCACTGTTATCGGTCCAAGTCACCGAAATAGCACCTGCTGCAACATCCAGTGTAGCGTCTTCCATACCGGTTAAATCACCTCGGCTAATCAACACCTTTGAATAATCCCATTCATAGTCAGGATCGTTAAACACCAAGGCTTCTCGCATTAAATAGGACATCGCCTGATTTCTGCGGGTTTTAATGCCCGAGTCACTACCATAATAGCGTTTAATTACCGGTTGAACACCGCCTAAAAAGTCATTTACCATAGCAAACTTTTGCCGTTGCTGTTGTTGCAACGCAGATGCCACACGATTACTTTTTTTAGGTAAACTACGCATTACCTCTTTACCGCGCCATGATGCGCCCACTACTGGCCCTACTTTGCCAGAAAATGCACCTAAGATGCCCTTGTTGTATGTACCCATACTCTTTTAACATTTAAAAATTAATAAAATAAAGTTGTATTGTTTTGCGCGCTCATTCAACGGTACAAATATAAAATAGAAAATTCGTACAATTGACAAAACATTTTTACAACTACTTGTTTTACAATGTTTTAAATAGTATTAACACATTTTGATTGGATTCGAATACTACTGACAACTATTACCTATAATTGACAACTTTTGACTGGTTCTGACAGGTTTAATTGGGGTATAAAAAGGGGTTTTGTTCGAATTTAGTTCGATATTCCTTCGATACCCTATTGCAAAAAAGGTACCTTAATCGAAGAAACTACGAAGGAATACCAAATAAAACCCTAGGAAAAACTAAAAAAAAGGCACAAAAAAAGCTACCCAATACTGGATAGCTTTCAATCGTACATAATGAAACAACTACTATTGCTGATTCATTGCCTTATGGATCATATTTTTGATACTAATTTTTGGGTAAAGATATTTACCTCCAATTTTTATAAAGGCAATTAATTTTTGTTTGCGATACCGGTAGAGTGTACTCTCCGATATTTTCAAAAGGTGCATTACATTATGACTCTCATAAAATTCATGGGCATTTGCATCGTCAAGTTTGTTCATAGGCAATTTAAGTATATTAAATTATGAATTTGGGGGGTTTCTTGGCTTGTACTATTTTGTTTTACAAAGTTTGCAATTTGTAATCATAAATAAAAAAATACTTATTCACATTACGGCTATGTTTTTAACAACATAGAAAAATGTATTACGAAAAAAAATAATTATATCTATTTGATTTTCAATGTGTTACAAATCATATAACTTTAGTATGTTCTACCGTAAAAGCACTGGGATTTTTTGTTTATTAAACTGATAATAAAGCGTTTATACTTAGTTACTCACTACAAATGCATTACCTAATCGCAGTAAGAATTAGTTACAACCATCAACCAACAACCAACAACCATCAACCAACAACCATCCACTGAGACTTCCCATTCCCATTTACTAAACTATTTTCTTATGAACAATTTCAAACTGTCTTTTTTATGTAATTAAACTTTGCGAATGTTTTTTTTGTATTTTTATAAGAAACTAAATAGATAATTATGAGAACTGTTACTATTGATGCCATAACCGAAAAGTTGAAAAATACACCAAGTTCTATTTTAGAAAAAATTTGGGGATATGCCGATGCCTTATTAGAAAACAACGAACTTACTTATATGCTTACTGAAGAACAAAAAGGACATTTATTAAAGCAAAATGATGTACCACTAAATCAATGTATGGATGCCGAAGAAGTATATCAACAAGTAAAGCAAAAATATGAGTTATAAAATTGTAATTACTTCTGATGCAATTGAAAACATTGAAAACACTCTCTTAGTTTTGAACTAAATCAGTCCACTTTTTGCTGACGATTTACAAGCACAATTATTGCAACTGATAGCATTATTTTATCATTGAAAAGCAATTCCTTAACTATCTATAAAAAAATAAGCGACTCACTAGTCGCTTATTTTTTTAATCTATTCGTTTCAAATCAAAATTTGCTGTTTCAGATATTTTCATTGGAAATTGTTCGATGACTACAGATCCTGGGTCTAAACCAAATGCTTTCTCCTCAGACAAGCCTAATTTTTTCAAAATATCATAGCCATCTAAAACTAATTTTTCATAGAACGGAAGTGCATTATCATAAGACATTAATTTTTCAATCAATACAAATCGGAAATCTCCATCTATGTGATGGTTGTGTAATGAAGTGTATCTGCTGGTAATATCAATTTCTCCTCTTGCTTGCATGTCTTCAACAACTTGTTTAAACATTTTATTAATTTTTGGAGCAACCCTAAATCCAAGTCTAAAATCAACACGTATAACATCATCATGAATAAATTCACAAACTCTGTATTCCATTGTATACGGCTCATCAACAACATGAACATGGGCAAACCAATAAATATCAGCGCGTTTTGGATTATTATTTATTATTGAATGTATAATTTTTGCTTCAATTTCATATCTATTATCTGCACTGGTTAAATACACCAAATTAGTGGCATATTTTGAAACAGTAGTATCTCTACTCAAGTCTTCCAATACGGGTAAATATTGTTCTAATTTGACAAATTCAACAAAACGATTTCTAATTTTTCTAGCAAAAAACCAAATTAGCATGGTTATAAATAAAATACTAGCAATTATTAACGTTATAAAACCACCTTCGTGAAACTTACCTAAACTTGAGTATAAAAATGCTCCTTCAATAACTATATATGTGGCTACAATTACGGTTATAAAAATTTTGTTATAACGTTTTATTATCATGTAGTAATTTAACAGCGTTGTAGTCATTAACATCGTCAATACAATTGCTAAACCGTAAGCCGCCTCCATATATTTTGCCTCTTTAAAATACAATACAATAAAAATACAACCTACCCATAATAACCAATTTATTGATGGAATATACAATTGTCCTTTTAAATCTGTAGGGTATTTAATTTTTACTTTAGGCCAAAAATTTAATCGAACGGCTTCATTAATCAACGTAAACGAACCACTAATTAAAGCTTGAGAAGCAACGATAGCTGCTGTAGTTGCAATACCAATACCTATTGGCACAAACCAAGTAGGCATAATACCGAAAAACGGATTCGTAATTCCTGCTTCGGCTAAGGTGCTTCCTTCATGATTGATTAACCACGCTCCTTGACCTAAATAATTTAAAATCAATGTTATTTTAACAAAAATCCAACTGATTCGGATATTATCTTTTCCACAATGACCTAAATCCGAATATAAAGCTTCTGCCCCTGTTGTACAAAGAAATACAGCACCTAAATATACAATACCCCCTTGTGTAGATAAAAGTTTGTACGCATAATAAGGATTTAATGAACTTAAAATATCCAAATTAGCAAACATTTGAACCACACCTAAAAAACCTAACATTCCGAACCAAAGTAACATAACTGGGCCGAAAAATTTACCTATAAACTTAGTCCCAAATTGTTGAATAGCAAATAGTAAGGTCAAAATTACAATAACAATAGGCATGGTTTCAATATCGGGATTCAATGTTTTTAATCCTTCAATTGCAGAAGAAACTGAAATAGGCGGGGTTATAATTCCATCTGCTAAAAGTGTACAACCTCCTATAATTGCAGGAAATAGCAACCACTTAACTTTAGTTTTTCTAATTAATGCATACAACGAAAAAATACCTCCCTCACCGTTATTATCGGCACGAAGTGTAATAATTACATATTTAATCGTTGTTTGTAAAGTTAACGTCCAAAAGATACAAGAGATAGCACCTTTAATAACATCCGAGTTAATTGCTTTAGAACCAATAATTGCGTTGAGAACATAAAGCGGAGAAGTTCCAATATCTCCATAAATAATTCCTAGTGTAACTAGTAATCCAGCTGCAGAAAGTTTATGCAGTGAATGGTTATTTTTTTCCATTTTAAAATTATAAAACAAGATGCAAAATTACAAAAAGCAATCGTTCCAAATTCATTTAGAGCTAAAAATATTTAAAATATCCTCTAAATTAAAAAATACTAACCCAAAAATAACTTCCAAATTATTCCAAATTCCTTATATTTGCGTGCTTAAAAAAGAATAAAAAATGCGTATATCCTACAATTGGTTAAAACAATTTATTAAAATCGACTGGAAATCAGAAGAAGTATCAGCCTTATTAACAGATTTAGGTTTAGAAGTTGAAGCTGTAGATGCCTTTGAAAGCATTCCTGGTGGACTTCAAGGTATTGTTGTTGGGCATGTGTTAACTTGCGAAAAACACCCTGACGCGGATAAATTAAAAATTACAACTGTTGATTTAGGCGACGGAAACGCACCCGTACAAATTGTGTGTGGCGCAAGTAATGTAGCAGCAGGGCAAAAAGTACCTGTAGCAACAATTGGAACCAAATTGTTTGATAAAGAAGGGAACGCATTTGAAATTAAAAAAGGTAAAATAAGAGGTCAAGAAAGTCATGGGATGATTTGTGCCGAAGACGAAATAGGTCTTGGAGATAGTCATGACGGCATTATGATTTTGGCTGATGATTTACAACCAGGAACGCCTGCTAGTAAAGTATTCAATATAGAAGTAGATGAAGTATTTGAAATTGGCCTAACTCCAAATCGTGCTGACGCAATGAGCCACATGGGTGTTGCCCGTGATTTAAGAGCGGGATTAAGCCAAACTAATGTCAACACAGAATTAATCACACCTTCGGTAAGTAAGTTCAAAATTGACAAAAGAACCCTAAAAATTGATGTTAAAGTTGACGATGCTAAATTAGCTCCTCGCTATGCTGGTGTTACAATTTCTGGTGTTTCTGTTAAACCCTCACCTACTTGGTTACAAAATAGATTAAAAGCTATTGGGTTAACCCCAAAAAACAATATTGTAGATGTTACTAATTACGTATTACACGAGCTAGGACAACCTCTACATGCTTTTGATGCAGCAAAAATAAAAGGCAATAAAATTACCGTTAAAACCGTGACGGCGGGAACTAAATTTACCACCCTCGACGGAACGGAACGCACACTACATGAAGAAGATTTAATGATTTGTGATGAAAATGGTCCAATGTGTATGGCAGGTGTATTTGGCGGTATAGATTCAGGAGTTTCAGAAACTACAAATGCTATATTTTTAGAAAGTGCGTATTTTAATCCTGTTGCTATTCGTAAATCTGCAAAAAGACACACACTCAGTACAGATGCTTCGTTTAGATTTGAAAGAGGAATTGATCCCGAGATTACAGTATATGCCTTAAAAAGAGCAGCGCTTCTTATACAAGAAGTTGCAGGCGGAGAAGTTACGTCAGACATTATAGACATTTATCCGAAAAAAATTGAAGATTTTAAAGTGTTCTTGACCTTTGATAAAGTATATAAATTAATTGGAGAAGAACTTAAAAAAGAAACCATAAAAAAAGTACTAGCTTCTCTTGATATTAAAGTAAATAGTATTTCTGACGCAGGCTTAGGTTTAAGTATTCCTTCTTACCGTGTGGATGTTCAACGAGAAGTAGATGTTATTGAAGAAATTCTAAGGGTGTATGGTTACAACAGCATTAAAATACCTAATAAAATTAATGCTTCTGTTTCAAATTCAGGACGTACCGAAGAATTCAAAGTACAAAACATCATTGCTAATCAATTATGTAGTTTAGGTTTTCATGAAATGATGGCTAACTCGCTTACTACTTCTAACTATATTGGTTTATCTGAACAAGTAAAAGAAGAAGAAACTGTAGCTATGTTAAACCCGTTGAGTAGTGATTTATCTGTTCTAAGACAATCGTTATTGTTTTCGGCATTAGAAGCATTGTCTTATAATATTAATCGAAGAAATACCGATTTAAAACTATTTGAATTTGGGAAAACCTATCATAAAATCGAAGGTATTTACACAGAGAAAAAACACCTTACCCTTTCTATGACAGGAAACACAGCCGCTGAAAACTGGAATGCACCTCAAAAAGCAAGTGATTTCTTTATATTTAAAGGAATGGTTATGGCAGTTTTAGCTAAACTTAATTTAGATAAAAAAGTAAAGACAGTTCCTGTAAGTCACGATATTTTTAGTGAAGGTATTGGTTTAGCTATTGGTACCGAAATCATTATTGAATTAGGTATGATTAAGAAAACAGTAGTAAAGCATTTTGACATCAAACAGCATGTGTTTTTTGCTGACTTTAATTGGGACGCGATTCAAAAATACGTTTCAAACAAAATCAAACTTACAGAAATACCAAAATTCCCAGAAGTAAGAAGAGATTTAGCTCTTTTAGTAGACAGTTCTATTACTTTTGAACAGTGTTATACAATTGCTAAACAAACTGAAAAAGGGCTGTTAAAAGAAATTAATTTATTTGATGTATATGAAGGTAAAAACTTACCCGAAGGTAAAAAATCTTATGCATTAAGCTTTATTTTACAAGACAATTCAAAAACGTTAACCGACGTACAAATTGATAAAATTATGTCTAAACTACTCAATAATTTTGAAACACAGTTAGGCGCTACTTTGAGAAGTTAAAAATTAGAGTATAATCTATAAAAATTACAGATACCCCTTCTTTCATGTTGGGGTATTTTTATATGTAAAAAGTAGTGATTAAGCCGCTAACACGCGAAGTATAGACCTGGGTGAAACGGTTACCATGTAAAAGTGTAACACAGGAATAGTAGTGAGTAAATCTTTAAGGTAGTTCTCTTAAATAAAAAATCCCAACCAGTACTGATTGGGATTTTTAGTATGTTTAGGATATAAAAATTATTCTCCTTTATCCATTCTAGCTTTTAATTCAGCTAATGCATCAATATCACCTAAAGTAGATTTTTCTGCATTGTTTGAAGAAGTTGCTACGTTGTTAGACTCTGCAGACTTAACGTTTTTCTCTTCTTCTTCTCTAAAGATAGCTGTATGAGAAGCTACAATTCTTTTGAATTCTTTGTTAAATTCGATAACTTTAAATTCAATTGTATCTCCTTTTTTCAATTTTTTACCATCTTCTTTTTCTAAGTGACGTGTTGGTACAAAACCTTGAACGTTATCACCAAAATCAACAGTTGCACCTTTATCAACCATTTCAGTTACTGTTCCAGTGTGGATTGTTCCTACTGCAAAAGCTGCTTCATGTTTGTCCCAAGGATTTTCAGTTGTTTGTTTGTGACCTAAAGATAATTTTCTACCTTCAACGTCTAATTCTAATACAACAACATCTAATTTATCACCTACGTTAACAAATTCTGATGGATGTTTGATTTTCTTAGTCCAAGATAAATCTGAGATATACACTAAACCGTCAATTCCTTCTTCTAACTCAACAAAAATACCAAAGTTAGTAAAGTTTCTAACAATTCCTGTGTGTTTAGAACCTACTGGATATTTAGAAGTGATATCAGTCCATGGATCAGTAGTCATTTGTTTGATACCTAAAGACATTTTTCTATCTTCTCTATCTAACGTTAAAATTACTGCCTCAACTACATCTCCTACTTTAACAAAATCTTGAGCACTTCTTAAATGCGTTGACCAAGACATTTCAGAAACGTGGATTAAACCTTCAACACCTTCTGCTACTTCAATGAAAGCACCATAATCTGCTAAAACTACCACTTTTCCTTTAACTTTATCACCTACTTTTAAGTTAGCATCTAAAGCATCCCATGGGTGAGCGTTTAATTGTTTTAAACCTAATTGAATTCTTGTTTTCTCATCATCAAAGTCTAAGATAACAACGTTTAATTTTTGGTCTAATTCTAATACTTCACTTGGGTGATTGATACGAGACCAAGATAAATCTGTAATATGAATTAATCCATCTACACCACCTAAGTCAATGAACACACCATAAGAAGTAATGTTTTTAACTACACCTTCTAATACTTGTCCTTTTTCTAATTGACCAATGATTTCTTTTTTCTGAACCTCGATATCTGCTTCGATAAGTGCTTTGTGCGAAACAACAACGTTTTTGAACTCATGGTTAATTTTAACCACTTTGAATTCCATCGTTTTGTTTACATATTGATCGTAATCACGGATAGGTTTCACATCAATTTGTGAACCTGGTAAGAATGCTTCAATACCGAATACATCTACAATCATACCACCTTTAGTTCTACATTTAACAAAACCATTAACGATTTCTCCAGTTTCGTTAGCTGCGATAACTCTATCCCATGCTTTGATTGTTCTTGCTTTTTTGTGAGATAATACTAATTGACCTGATTTATCTTCTCTTACGTCAATTAATACTTCTACTTTGTCCCCAACTTTTAAG containing:
- the pheT gene encoding phenylalanine--tRNA ligase subunit beta, producing MRISYNWLKQFIKIDWKSEEVSALLTDLGLEVEAVDAFESIPGGLQGIVVGHVLTCEKHPDADKLKITTVDLGDGNAPVQIVCGASNVAAGQKVPVATIGTKLFDKEGNAFEIKKGKIRGQESHGMICAEDEIGLGDSHDGIMILADDLQPGTPASKVFNIEVDEVFEIGLTPNRADAMSHMGVARDLRAGLSQTNVNTELITPSVSKFKIDKRTLKIDVKVDDAKLAPRYAGVTISGVSVKPSPTWLQNRLKAIGLTPKNNIVDVTNYVLHELGQPLHAFDAAKIKGNKITVKTVTAGTKFTTLDGTERTLHEEDLMICDENGPMCMAGVFGGIDSGVSETTNAIFLESAYFNPVAIRKSAKRHTLSTDASFRFERGIDPEITVYALKRAALLIQEVAGGEVTSDIIDIYPKKIEDFKVFLTFDKVYKLIGEELKKETIKKVLASLDIKVNSISDAGLGLSIPSYRVDVQREVDVIEEILRVYGYNSIKIPNKINASVSNSGRTEEFKVQNIIANQLCSLGFHEMMANSLTTSNYIGLSEQVKEEETVAMLNPLSSDLSVLRQSLLFSALEALSYNINRRNTDLKLFEFGKTYHKIEGIYTEKKHLTLSMTGNTAAENWNAPQKASDFFIFKGMVMAVLAKLNLDKKVKTVPVSHDIFSEGIGLAIGTEIIIELGMIKKTVVKHFDIKQHVFFADFNWDAIQKYVSNKIKLTEIPKFPEVRRDLALLVDSSITFEQCYTIAKQTEKGLLKEINLFDVYEGKNLPEGKKSYALSFILQDNSKTLTDVQIDKIMSKLLNNFETQLGATLRS
- the rpsA gene encoding 30S ribosomal protein S1; the encoded protein is MAELNKEQQDFLADFNWHNYAEGIDPIDEKNLQEFEELVSKTFISTGDEEVVEGVVVRVTDRDAIVDINAKSEGAISLNEFRYNPNLKVGDKVEVLIDVREDKSGQLVLSHKKARTIKAWDRVIAANETGEIVNGFVKCRTKGGMIVDVFGIEAFLPGSQIDVKPIRDYDQYVNKTMEFKVVKINHEFKNVVVSHKALIEADIEVQKKEIIGQLEKGQVLEGVVKNITSYGVFIDLGGVDGLIHITDLSWSRINHPSEVLELDQKLNVVILDFDDEKTRIQLGLKQLNAHPWDALDANLKVGDKVKGKVVVLADYGAFIEVAEGVEGLIHVSEMSWSTHLRSAQDFVKVGDVVEAVILTLDREDRKMSLGIKQMTTDPWTDITSKYPVGSKHTGIVRNFTNFGIFVELEEGIDGLVYISDLSWTKKIKHPSEFVNVGDKLDVVVLELDVEGRKLSLGHKQTTENPWDKHEAAFAVGTIHTGTVTEMVDKGATVDFGDNVQGFVPTRHLEKEDGKKLKKGDTIEFKVIEFNKEFKRIVASHTAIFREEEEKNVKSAESNNVATSSNNAEKSTLGDIDALAELKARMDKGE